One segment of Primulina tabacum isolate GXHZ01 chromosome 6, ASM2559414v2, whole genome shotgun sequence DNA contains the following:
- the LOC142549929 gene encoding putative galacturonosyltransferase 9 yields MAVVVRGVRVGSGGGSGIRSFFSYRIFVSAMFTLLFLATLSVLFTSHPSHDEAIMETTGNAYVKRTFLAWQSDPLKTRLDLIQNQANNHVALVNAYAAYARKLKLEISKQLKMFDDLANNFSELQMNPKYVTALFESNGPIDEDILRQFEKEVKDRVKVARLMIVESKESYDNQLKIQKLKDTIFAVKELLVKAKKNGAFTSLVSAKSTPKSLHCLAMRLVEERISHPEKYKDEEPKPEFEDPSLYHYAIFSDNVIAISVVVNSVVKNADEPWKHVFHIVTDRMNFAATKVWFKMRPIQGGAHIEINAVDTFEFLTPSYAPVLRQLESTNLQKFYFETRAENTTKDMSSMKYRNPKYLSMLNHLRFYLPELYPKLHKILFLDDDVVVQKDLTTLWKIDMDGKVNGAVETCFGSFRRFSEYLNFSHPLIKEKFNPRACAWAFGMNMFDLDAWRREKCTDEYHYWQNLNEDLALWKLGTLPVGLLTFYSTTKSFDKAWHVMGLGINPSISMDEINKAAVIHFSGDMKPWLDIAMNHYKHLWTKYVDNEMEFLQMCNFGM; encoded by the exons ATGGCGGTTGTGGTCCGCGGTGTTCGGGTTGGATCTGGCGGTGGATCCGGAATTCGAAGCTTTTTCAGCTACCGGATCTTTGTTTCCGCCATGTTTACGCTCCTGTTCCTCGCCACTCTCTCCGTGCTGTTCACATCTCATCCCTCCCACGACGAAGCC ATAATGGAGACAACAGGAAATGCATATGTAAAACGAACTTTTCTAGCATGGCAGTCTGATCCACTGAAGACAAGGCTGGATTTGATACAAAATCAAGCAAATAATCATGTTGCATTGGTGAATGCATATGCTGCTTATGCTAGGAAGTTAAAACTTGAGATATCTAAGCAGCTTAAGATGTTTGATGATTTAGCTAATAATTTCTCGGAACTTCAAATGAATCCAAAGTATGTCACGGCATTGTTCGAATCCAATGGGCCAATTGATGAGGATATTTTGAGGCAATTTGAGAAGGAGGTTAAAGATAGAGTTAAGGTAGCTAGGTTAATGATTGTTGAGTCAAAGGAGTCatatgacaatcagttaaaaaTTCAGAAATTGAAAGATACAATATTTGCTGTCAAAGAGTTGCTGGTGAAGGCCAAGAAAAATGGGGCTTTTACTAGCTTGGTTTCTGCAAAATCGACTCCCAAGAGTTTGCATTGTCTTGCCATGCGGCTTGTGGAGGAGAGAATTTCACATCCTGAGAAGTACAAGGATGAAGAGCCCAAGCCTGAGTTTGAAGACCCGAGTTTATACCATTATGCGATTTTTTCGGATAATGTGATTGCAATATCTGTTGTGGTTAACTCTGTTGTTAAGAATGCAGATGAGCCATGGAAACATGTTTTTCATATTGTTACCGATAGGATGAATTTTGCTGCGACAAAGGTTTGGTTTAAGATGAGGCCAATTCAAGGGGGGGCCCATATTGAGATCAATGCAGTGGACACTTTTGAGTTCTTAACACCCTCATATGCACCAGTACTCAGACAACTTGAATCCACAAATCTGCAGAAGTTCTACTTCGAAACCAGGGCAGAGAATACCACTAAAGATATGAGCAGCATGAAGTATAGAAACCCAAAGTATTTATCAATGCTCAATCATCTACGGTTCTACTTGCCTGAACTTTATCCAAAACTGCATAAGATTCTTTTTCTGGATGATGACGTTGTAGTTCAGAAGGATTTGACTACTTTATGGAAAATTGATATGGATGGAAAGGTGAACGGTGCAGTTGAGACATGCTTTGGTTCTTTTCGACGCTTTTCTGAATATTTAAACTTTTCTCATCCTCTGATCAAGGAGAAGTTTAATCCCAGGGCCTGTGCCTGGGCATTTGGCATGAACATGTTTGACCTAGATGCTTGGCGTCGAGAGAAATGCACCGATGAATACCATTATTGGCAAAATTTG AATGAGGACCTTGCATTATGGAAATTGGGAACATTACCTGTAGGGCTTCTAACTTTTTACTCTACTACCAAATCATTCGATAAAGCATGGCACGTCATGGGTCTTGGGATAAATCCGAGCATAAGTATGGATGAAATCAACAAAGCTGCGGTAATTCATTTCAGTGGAGATATGAAGCCTTGGCTGGACATTGCCATGAACCATTACAAACATCTGTGGACAAAGTATGTCGATAATGAAATGGAATTCCTTCAGATGTGCAATTTTGGAATGTAA
- the LOC142550328 gene encoding basic leucine zipper 43-like gives MQSREFSELRYPLFPRQPSHQFPPQFPLPGINPPAYHHFNSPYPNHNLMQELISPQPLTCSFSSNSTSDEADEQQLSIINERKQRRMISNRESARRSRMRKQKQLDELWSQVVWLRNENSQLMDRLNDFSDRHDRVVQENSQLKEEASELRQMIVHMQLNSPFEGFRSLTMSDP, from the coding sequence ATGCAGTCCAGAGAATTTTCAGAGCTCCGCTACCCCCTCTTCCCACGACAACCGTCTCATCAGTTTCCGCCCCAATTCCCCCTCCCCGGCATCAACCCACCGGCCTACCACCACTTCAACTCGCCGTATCCAAATCATAACTTAATGCAAGAACTGATCAGCCCCCAACCACTCACGTGTAGTTTCAGCAGCAACTCAACCTCCGACGAAGCCGATGAGCAGCAGCTGAGCATAATCAACGAGCGGAAGCAGAGAAGGATGATCTCTAACAGGGAGTCCGCTCGCAGGTCGCGTATGCGCAAGCAGAAGCAGTTGGACGAGCTCTGGTCACAGGTCGTCTGGTTGAGGAATGAGAACAGTCAGCTCATGGATAGATTGAACGACTTCTCGGACCGCCATGATCGAGTGGTGCAGGAGAATTCGCAGCTCAAAGAGGAGGCTTCGGAGCTTCGTCAGATGATCGTTCACATGCAGCTGAACAGCCCTTTTGAAGGATTTAGGAGCTTGACGATGAGCGATCCTTGA